Proteins encoded by one window of Flavobacterium sp. N502540:
- the gap gene encoding type I glyceraldehyde-3-phosphate dehydrogenase, translating into MSKVKLGINGFGRIGRIVFRETFNRDNVEVVAINDLLDVDHLAYLLKYDSVHGRFNGTVEVIDGKLFVNGRNIRITAERNPADLKWNEVDVDVVAECTGIFTTIETANEHIKGGAKKVIISAPSADAPMFVMGVNHETAKATDLVVSNASCTTNCLAPLAKVIHDNFEIVEGLMTTVHATTSTQMTADGPSRKDWRGGRAASINIIPSSTGAAKAVGKVIPALNGKLTGMSFRVPTADVSVVDLTVKVAKETSYEEIMAVLKNASETTMKGILGYTEDAVVSQDFISDKRTSVVDAGAGIGLNSTFFKLVSWYDNEYGYSSKLIDLSVHIAGLK; encoded by the coding sequence ATGTCAAAAGTAAAATTAGGAATAAACGGATTTGGACGTATCGGAAGAATCGTTTTTAGAGAAACTTTCAATAGAGATAATGTAGAAGTAGTAGCAATCAATGATTTGTTAGATGTAGATCACTTGGCTTACTTATTAAAATATGATTCAGTTCACGGACGTTTCAACGGAACTGTAGAAGTAATAGACGGAAAACTTTTCGTAAACGGAAGAAATATTCGTATCACTGCTGAAAGAAATCCTGCTGATTTAAAATGGAACGAAGTAGATGTAGATGTAGTTGCTGAATGTACTGGTATTTTTACAACAATCGAAACTGCAAACGAGCACATCAAAGGTGGTGCTAAAAAAGTAATTATCTCTGCTCCGTCTGCTGATGCACCAATGTTTGTAATGGGAGTAAACCATGAAACAGCAAAAGCTACAGATTTAGTGGTTTCTAACGCTTCTTGTACAACAAACTGTTTAGCTCCTTTAGCTAAAGTAATTCACGATAATTTCGAAATTGTTGAAGGTTTAATGACAACAGTTCACGCAACAACTTCAACTCAAATGACAGCTGATGGTCCTTCAAGAAAAGACTGGAGAGGCGGACGTGCTGCAAGTATTAACATCATTCCTTCTTCAACTGGAGCTGCAAAAGCAGTTGGAAAAGTAATTCCGGCTTTGAATGGAAAATTAACAGGAATGTCTTTCCGTGTTCCTACTGCTGACGTTTCTGTAGTAGATTTAACAGTAAAAGTGGCTAAAGAAACTTCTTATGAAGAAATTATGGCTGTTTTGAAAAATGCTTCCGAAACTACAATGAAAGGGATCTTAGGATACACAGAAGATGCAGTTGTTTCTCAGGATTTTATTTCTGATAAAAGAACTTCAGTAGTGGATGCCGGAGCAGGAATCGGTTTAAATTCAACTTTCTTTAAATTAGTATCCTGGTACGATAATGAGTACGGATATTCAAGTAAATTGATTGATTTGTCTGTGCATATCGCAGGTTTAAAATAA
- a CDS encoding (Fe-S)-binding protein — MSESLVVPTMAEMLAQGTQPEVLFWVGCAGSFDDRAKKITKAFVRILNRTNVSFAVLGTEESCTGDPAKRAGNEFLFQMQAMMNIEVLNAYEAKKIVTACPHCFNTLKNEYPELGGQYDVIHHTEFLKSLIDDGRLTVEGGQFKGKKITFHDPCYLGRANKVYEAPRDLIQKLDVELVEMKRSKANGLCCGAGGAQMFKDAEPGNKEVNVLRTEDALEVQPDIIAAGCPFCNTMLTDGIKHQEKEGQVKVMDVAELIANAQDL; from the coding sequence ATGTCAGAAAGTTTAGTAGTGCCAACAATGGCTGAGATGCTAGCCCAGGGAACACAGCCTGAAGTTTTATTTTGGGTAGGTTGCGCAGGGAGTTTTGATGATAGAGCAAAAAAAATTACAAAAGCATTTGTGCGAATTTTAAATCGTACCAATGTATCGTTTGCGGTTTTGGGTACTGAAGAGAGCTGTACCGGAGATCCTGCAAAACGTGCCGGAAATGAGTTCTTGTTTCAAATGCAGGCCATGATGAATATCGAGGTGCTGAATGCTTATGAAGCAAAGAAAATTGTTACTGCTTGTCCGCATTGTTTCAATACTTTAAAAAACGAATATCCGGAATTAGGAGGTCAGTATGATGTTATTCATCATACAGAATTCTTAAAATCATTAATTGATGATGGAAGGCTAACCGTAGAAGGAGGTCAGTTTAAAGGAAAGAAAATTACTTTTCATGATCCTTGTTATTTAGGAAGGGCTAACAAAGTATATGAAGCACCAAGAGACTTGATTCAGAAACTGGATGTTGAACTAGTGGAAATGAAGCGCTCAAAAGCAAACGGACTTTGTTGTGGAGCGGGTGGTGCACAAATGTTTAAAGATGCCGAACCTGGAAATAAAGAAGTGAACGTTTTACGTACCGAAGATGCTTTGGAAGTACAACCGGATATTATTGCAGCTGGATGTCCGTTCTGTAATACAATGTTGACCGATGGTATCAAGCATCAGGAAAAAGAAGGACAAGTGAAAGTAATGGATGTTGCTGAGCTAATTGCGAATGCACAGGATCTTTAA
- a CDS encoding putative LPS assembly protein LptD — translation MTCQKTSHNFTKIAFKPLHTNLFNIVLLSFFLTLGCGNLYSQEIKNKKKPLPTVKQTDKPKITTTEKPEVAVSDTIKLDTVKAKKNFLDAVTKYKAKDYAKYDKKAKTLTLYNEAELYYKDVELKSGIIVLNMEKEEVYAGRIRDSAGVLIQYPNFKQGASEVQPDSIRFNFKTKKALIYNSRTEQGEFKIKAAITKKENDSVYFLRGARFTTAKDIDNPEYYFQTNKVKFIPGKKVITGLTNMVIADVPTPLALPFAYFPMSQEKSVSGIILPSYNDSNTRGFSLQNGGYYFALSDNYDLTVLGDYYTNGSYAMRFESTYAAKYKYRGNLNIRYENLITSERGYPDYSKEKIYNIQWSHSKDTKSNPNSTFSASVNMGSSKYFKRSINQANAGSNLNNTLNSSISYSKTFNTIPQARISLTATHSQNTQTEKIDMTLPTLQASVDRVYPFVGKDGVKKGFIKNINLQYNLSGKNSISTTDSLFFKPQMFRDAKIGMQHSIPISTNFKLFKYFSAGASTNYQETWVTKTENRQYDATKGQAVTTTVNGFDAYRTYNFSTNLGTTIYGTFNFGDNKKIQSIRHVMRPTMTYSYTPSFDQYYDNYTVDATGKISTYSRFDNGIFGAPGNSNSNIVSFALSNTFEAKVRDRDSTKTEPKKIMLLNNLNFSTSYNFNADGKQTLAWQPVIISGGTQLLDNKMNLNFGAVLNPYAIDNAGHVMNVFNIDNGGSLFRLTSANLTVNYSFSNKGGGAQDKNTQSQRNGGRSDDLFGTNTDLNDSRNSQFANEKDDDKDVITEFFRSKLPWDMTMAYSLTYSNAARENKIIGNSIMISANMDITPKWKGGVSTGYDFVQKGVTFTQFRFERDLLSWRMAFNWTPIGPNSNWNFFIGIKSGMLSDIKWNKRSTSNR, via the coding sequence TTGACATGTCAAAAAACAAGCCATAATTTTACAAAAATAGCATTTAAACCTTTGCATACAAACTTATTTAATATCGTTTTATTATCATTTTTCCTAACTTTAGGATGTGGTAATTTATATTCGCAAGAGATAAAAAACAAAAAAAAGCCTTTACCTACTGTAAAACAAACAGATAAACCCAAAATCACTACAACAGAGAAACCTGAGGTTGCCGTTTCAGACACTATAAAGCTGGATACGGTTAAGGCAAAAAAGAATTTTCTGGACGCCGTTACCAAATACAAAGCTAAAGATTACGCTAAATACGACAAAAAAGCAAAAACTCTTACCTTATATAATGAAGCCGAACTTTATTACAAAGATGTCGAATTAAAATCGGGTATCATTGTTTTAAACATGGAGAAGGAAGAAGTTTATGCCGGACGTATTCGGGATTCGGCCGGTGTTTTAATACAATATCCAAATTTCAAACAAGGAGCCAGCGAAGTTCAGCCCGACTCTATTCGATTTAATTTTAAAACAAAAAAGGCTCTGATCTATAATTCGAGAACAGAACAAGGTGAATTTAAGATTAAAGCTGCCATTACCAAAAAAGAAAACGACTCGGTTTACTTTTTACGCGGTGCCCGTTTTACAACCGCAAAAGACATTGACAATCCGGAATACTATTTTCAGACTAATAAAGTAAAATTCATACCTGGTAAAAAAGTAATTACCGGTTTAACAAATATGGTCATTGCAGATGTTCCTACTCCTCTGGCATTGCCTTTCGCCTATTTTCCGATGAGTCAGGAAAAAAGTGTTTCGGGTATTATTTTACCTAGTTACAACGACTCTAATACAAGAGGTTTCTCTTTACAAAACGGAGGATATTATTTTGCGTTAAGTGATAATTATGACCTGACGGTTCTGGGTGACTATTATACCAATGGTAGTTATGCTATGCGTTTCGAATCGACATACGCTGCGAAGTACAAATACAGAGGAAATCTTAATATTCGTTATGAAAATCTGATCACCAGTGAGCGTGGATATCCTGATTATTCTAAAGAAAAAATCTATAACATTCAGTGGTCGCATTCGAAAGATACAAAATCGAACCCTAACTCCACTTTTTCTGCCTCTGTAAACATGGGTAGTAGTAAGTACTTTAAGCGATCTATTAATCAGGCAAACGCAGGATCTAATTTAAATAACACGTTAAATTCTTCCATCTCCTACAGCAAAACATTCAATACAATTCCTCAGGCACGTATTTCGTTAACTGCCACGCACTCGCAAAATACTCAAACGGAAAAAATCGACATGACCTTACCAACCTTACAGGCAAGTGTGGATCGTGTATATCCTTTTGTTGGAAAAGACGGCGTTAAAAAAGGATTCATAAAAAACATCAATTTACAATATAACTTAAGCGGTAAAAACAGTATCTCAACAACAGATTCCCTGTTTTTCAAACCACAGATGTTTAGAGATGCCAAGATTGGAATGCAACACAGTATTCCTATTAGTACCAACTTTAAATTGTTTAAATACTTTAGTGCCGGAGCCTCTACCAATTATCAGGAAACCTGGGTAACTAAAACCGAAAACAGACAGTACGATGCTACTAAAGGGCAGGCCGTAACCACAACTGTTAATGGTTTTGATGCTTACAGAACTTATAATTTCAGTACCAATTTAGGAACTACTATTTACGGTACTTTTAATTTTGGTGACAACAAAAAAATTCAATCCATACGTCACGTCATGAGACCCACGATGACGTATTCTTACACCCCAAGTTTTGATCAGTATTACGACAATTATACCGTAGACGCAACCGGAAAAATCAGCACGTACTCCAGATTTGACAATGGTATTTTTGGCGCTCCCGGAAACAGCAACTCTAATATTGTGTCATTTGCTTTAAGTAATACTTTTGAAGCCAAGGTAAGAGATCGTGACAGCACAAAAACGGAGCCGAAAAAGATCATGTTACTAAACAACTTAAACTTCAGCACCAGTTATAATTTCAATGCTGACGGAAAACAAACTTTAGCCTGGCAGCCAGTAATTATAAGTGGTGGAACGCAGCTTTTGGACAACAAAATGAATTTGAACTTTGGGGCTGTTTTAAACCCGTATGCTATTGACAATGCTGGACACGTAATGAATGTCTTCAATATTGATAATGGCGGAAGTTTATTCAGATTAACAAGTGCCAACCTTACCGTAAACTATTCCTTCTCGAACAAAGGAGGCGGTGCACAGGATAAGAACACACAAAGCCAGCGAAACGGTGGTCGTAGTGACGACTTGTTCGGAACAAATACGGATCTAAACGATAGCAGAAATAGTCAGTTTGCCAACGAAAAAGATGATGATAAAGATGTGATAACTGAGTTTTTCCGCTCTAAACTTCCGTGGGATATGACTATGGCATATTCCCTAACCTACTCGAATGCCGCCAGAGAAAATAAAATTATCGGAAACTCTATCATGATATCTGCTAATATGGACATTACTCCTAAATGGAAAGGCGGAGTTTCTACGGGTTACGATTTTGTACAAAAAGGGGTTACTTTTACACAATTTCGTTTTGAAAGAGACTTATTAAGCTGGAGAATGGCCTTTAACTGGACTCCGATTGGTCCAAACTCCAACTGGAACTTCTTTATTGGGATTAAATCCGGAATGTTGAGTGATATTAAATGGAACAAGCGTAGTACTTCAAATCGATAA
- a CDS encoding N-acetylmuramoyl-L-alanine amidase family protein, giving the protein MNGFNKIKVIFTFFLTILSFCAYSQANVFKVTLDAGHGDHDFGAVYSGRIEKNIALAIVLKVGKILEGSPNVNVIYTRKTDVFIDLVERANIANRANSNIFVSIHCNANKNTAADGTETYVMGLSKVASNLEAAKKENSVITLEKDYKRKYEGFDPNSPESMIGMTLMQEEYLDNSISLASKIEDNFDKLGKKLRHGGVKQAPFMVLHKAYMPRVLVETGFVSNPTEGNILNSEEGQNDIAKAIAEAILSYKSEYFGSGIPEIVDSKPARDTSTPVKTKEVETPSAAKNAPKGTFFKVQLIASIKKTPLEPKNFKGLKNVTMLYENNIYKYFYQETSSYDAAKKYLEEAKDKGYGAAFLVATKDGEKISIQDAIK; this is encoded by the coding sequence ATGAATGGATTTAACAAAATTAAAGTAATATTTACTTTTTTTCTAACGATATTGTCTTTTTGTGCTTATAGCCAGGCAAATGTTTTTAAGGTAACACTTGATGCTGGACATGGTGATCACGACTTTGGAGCTGTTTACAGCGGACGGATTGAAAAAAATATTGCCTTAGCTATTGTTTTAAAAGTGGGTAAAATCTTAGAGGGAAGTCCTAATGTTAATGTAATATATACTCGTAAAACGGATGTTTTTATCGATTTGGTCGAAAGAGCCAACATTGCAAACAGAGCAAATTCGAATATTTTCGTGTCAATCCACTGTAATGCAAACAAAAACACAGCTGCCGACGGAACAGAAACCTATGTAATGGGTTTGAGTAAAGTAGCATCGAATCTTGAAGCTGCGAAAAAAGAGAACTCTGTAATTACTTTAGAAAAAGATTATAAACGTAAATACGAAGGTTTCGATCCAAATTCACCTGAATCAATGATCGGAATGACTTTAATGCAGGAAGAATATTTGGACAACAGTATTTCTTTGGCCAGTAAAATTGAGGACAATTTTGATAAACTTGGTAAAAAATTGAGACATGGAGGGGTAAAGCAAGCGCCTTTTATGGTGCTTCATAAAGCTTATATGCCAAGGGTTTTAGTCGAAACCGGGTTTGTGTCTAATCCAACAGAAGGAAATATTCTAAATTCGGAAGAAGGACAAAATGATATTGCAAAAGCGATTGCCGAAGCAATTTTAAGTTATAAAAGCGAATATTTTGGTTCAGGTATTCCCGAAATAGTGGATTCAAAACCGGCAAGAGACACTTCAACTCCGGTTAAAACGAAAGAAGTCGAAACTCCTTCGGCAGCTAAAAACGCTCCAAAAGGTACATTCTTTAAGGTACAGCTTATTGCCAGTATTAAGAAGACACCATTGGAACCTAAAAACTTTAAAGGACTTAAAAACGTAACCATGCTGTACGAAAATAATATTTATAAATATTTCTATCAGGAAACTTCAAGTTACGATGCTGCCAAAAAATATTTGGAAGAAGCTAAAGATAAAGGATATGGAGCTGCCTTTTTGGTTGCAACCAAAGATGGAGAAAAGATCAGTATTCAAGACGCCATTAAATAA
- a CDS encoding methylglyoxal synthase — translation MEIAIIAHDGKKADMVQFLNKNKGLLLQENIKLIATGTTGSKAENAGFKVKRMLSGPMGGDAQIAARVAEGKTKMVFFFKDPLASHAHEVDINMLIRVCDVHNVPLATNEASAQLLLNAIALQL, via the coding sequence ATGGAAATTGCTATCATAGCTCATGATGGAAAAAAAGCAGACATGGTTCAGTTTTTGAATAAAAACAAGGGCTTACTGCTTCAGGAAAACATTAAATTAATCGCAACAGGAACAACAGGGAGTAAGGCTGAAAACGCCGGTTTTAAGGTGAAAAGAATGCTCTCAGGGCCAATGGGAGGTGATGCGCAGATTGCTGCGAGAGTGGCAGAAGGAAAGACGAAAATGGTTTTCTTTTTTAAAGATCCGCTGGCAAGCCATGCCCATGAAGTCGATATTAATATGTTAATTCGTGTTTGTGACGTGCATAATGTGCCTCTGGCAACAAACGAAGCTTCGGCGCAGTTGCTCTTAAATGCTATCGCTTTGCAATTATAG
- the pfkA gene encoding 6-phosphofructokinase — protein sequence MPKTIKKVGVLTSGGDSPGMNAAIRSVVRTCAYHNIECIGIYRGYQGMIEGDFKEMGPRSVNNIVNKGGTILKSARSVEFRSPEGRKKAHENLLKAGVDALVVIGGDGSFTGGLIFNSEYGFPVMGIPGTIDNDIFGTSHTLGYDTALNTVVDCIDKIRDTASSHNRLFFVEVMGRDAGHIALNAGIGAGAEEILIPEEDLGLDRLLDSLQKSKASGKSSSIVVIAEGDKIGKNVFELKDYVEANLPEYDVRVSVLGHMQRGGSPSCFDRVLASRLGVKAVESLIEGKSNYMVGLQADKVVLTPLEQAIKGKSEIDRELLRVSDIMST from the coding sequence ATGCCAAAAACGATAAAAAAAGTTGGTGTTCTAACATCAGGAGGTGACTCACCAGGAATGAATGCCGCAATACGATCAGTTGTTCGAACATGTGCTTATCATAATATAGAATGCATAGGGATTTATAGGGGATATCAAGGAATGATTGAAGGTGACTTCAAAGAAATGGGACCCCGTAGCGTAAATAATATTGTGAACAAAGGCGGAACGATTTTGAAATCAGCTCGTTCAGTTGAGTTTAGAAGCCCGGAAGGTAGAAAAAAAGCGCACGAGAATCTTTTAAAAGCCGGAGTAGATGCTTTGGTTGTTATTGGAGGAGACGGAAGTTTTACCGGAGGATTAATTTTTAATTCAGAATACGGTTTTCCGGTAATGGGAATTCCCGGAACAATTGACAATGATATTTTTGGAACCAGCCATACTTTAGGTTACGACACAGCCCTAAATACTGTTGTAGATTGTATCGATAAAATTAGAGATACTGCAAGTTCACATAACCGTCTGTTTTTTGTAGAGGTAATGGGTAGAGATGCAGGACACATTGCTCTTAATGCCGGAATTGGAGCCGGTGCAGAAGAAATTCTTATTCCTGAAGAAGATTTAGGTTTAGACCGATTGTTAGATTCTCTTCAAAAAAGTAAAGCTTCAGGAAAATCATCAAGTATAGTAGTTATTGCCGAAGGAGATAAAATAGGTAAAAATGTTTTCGAATTAAAAGATTACGTTGAAGCCAATCTGCCGGAGTACGACGTTAGAGTATCTGTATTAGGACATATGCAGCGTGGTGGTTCTCCATCTTGCTTTGACCGTGTTTTAGCAAGCCGTTTGGGAGTAAAAGCGGTAGAATCTTTAATAGAAGGTAAATCAAATTATATGGTCGGTTTACAGGCTGATAAAGTTGTTTTGACACCTCTTGAACAAGCAATTAAAGGTAAATCTGAGATTGACAGAGAATTGTTAAGAGTGTCTGATATCATGTCGACATAA
- a CDS encoding MlaD family protein, producing MKLTREIKTAILVIASILLFIWGYSFLKGRDLFTDYKTLYAEYDNVEDLSASAPVTINGLTIGKVTKITINEVTGKLLVELQLKTDFPISKTSQASLYSPSLIGGKQIKIVPNFTDKELAVDGQTLASVVEPGLKESLGGKIEPIQVKLEKMLVNIDNLVSGLNNVLDKKGQEDLKKTLAELSQTMEQFHKASGSINTILDTNKGQINGVVSNFNKMSSNFNKISDSLNKADLGKTVRNLNQTLAKVDGIMSNLNSGKGTAGKLLNDDALYNNLAKTSKELELLLQDVRLYPTRYVNVSLFGKKNKPYVAPTEDANTTTKK from the coding sequence TTGAAACTAACAAGAGAAATTAAAACGGCTATTTTAGTCATCGCGTCAATTTTATTATTTATTTGGGGCTATAGTTTTTTAAAAGGCAGAGACCTTTTTACAGATTACAAAACATTATATGCAGAATATGATAATGTTGAAGATTTGTCAGCATCAGCTCCCGTTACCATAAACGGACTTACGATTGGTAAAGTAACTAAAATTACAATCAATGAAGTAACAGGGAAATTATTAGTTGAACTTCAGTTAAAAACTGATTTTCCAATTTCTAAAACAAGTCAGGCATCTTTATATTCTCCAAGTTTAATTGGAGGAAAACAGATCAAAATTGTTCCTAATTTTACAGATAAAGAACTGGCGGTTGATGGCCAGACTTTAGCTTCGGTTGTTGAACCGGGACTGAAAGAATCTTTAGGCGGGAAAATTGAGCCAATTCAGGTGAAATTAGAAAAAATGTTGGTTAACATTGATAATCTGGTTTCCGGATTAAACAACGTCTTAGATAAAAAAGGACAAGAAGATCTGAAGAAAACTTTAGCTGAATTGAGTCAGACTATGGAGCAGTTTCACAAAGCTTCAGGAAGCATCAATACTATTTTAGATACCAACAAAGGACAGATTAACGGAGTGGTAAGCAACTTTAACAAAATGTCCAGTAACTTCAATAAAATCTCTGATTCTTTAAACAAGGCAGATTTAGGAAAAACAGTTCGAAACTTAAATCAGACTTTGGCGAAAGTGGATGGTATTATGAGTAATTTGAATTCAGGAAAAGGTACTGCGGGTAAATTATTGAATGATGATGCGTTGTATAATAATCTGGCAAAAACTTCAAAAGAGCTTGAATTATTGTTACAGGATGTTCGTCTTTACCCAACACGTTATGTAAATGTTTCGCTTTTCGGAAAGAAAAACAAACCTTATGTAGCACCAACAGAAGACGCTAACACAACCACTAAAAAATAA
- a CDS encoding (Fe-S)-binding protein encodes MSYLDNILFAILLIIGFGFFASSVKKIIRNINLGVDVNRKDNSKARWKNMALIALGQSKMVRRPVAGILHIFVYVGFIIINIELLEIIIDGLFGTHRIFAPYLGVVYDVLIASFEILAILVIFAVTVFWIRRNVIRLKRFVNKDLDGFPKSDANYILYFETVLMLLFLLMNASDLHLQNVPGGVFHKAGSFPISQFIAPIFNGMSNELVVLLFEVFWWLHIAGILVFMNYLYFSKHLHILLAFPNTYFANLNPEGQFDNLESVTKEVKLMMDPNADPFAAAPVDENAAPAKFGASDVQDLNWVQLLNAYTCTECGRCTSSCPANQTGKKLSPRKIMMDTRDRLQEVGKNIDANNGVFVPDNKTLLNDYITPEELWACTSCNACVEECPVNISPLSIIMDMRRYLVMEQSAAPMSLNAMMTNIENNGAPWQYSQQDRLNWKNEN; translated from the coding sequence ATGAGTTATTTAGATAATATTTTATTCGCTATACTTCTTATAATAGGTTTTGGCTTTTTTGCATCGAGCGTAAAAAAGATCATCCGAAACATTAATTTGGGAGTAGATGTAAATCGAAAAGATAATTCTAAAGCACGTTGGAAAAACATGGCATTGATTGCTCTTGGGCAGTCAAAAATGGTGAGACGCCCTGTAGCTGGAATACTTCATATTTTTGTATATGTAGGTTTTATAATTATCAACATCGAATTACTCGAGATCATTATTGACGGACTTTTTGGAACACATAGAATTTTTGCGCCTTATTTAGGTGTAGTTTACGATGTTCTAATTGCTTCATTTGAGATATTAGCAATATTGGTCATTTTTGCAGTTACTGTTTTTTGGATCAGAAGAAATGTAATCCGATTAAAGCGTTTTGTGAACAAAGACCTGGACGGATTTCCGAAAAGCGATGCTAATTACATTTTGTATTTCGAAACCGTTTTGATGCTATTGTTTTTATTGATGAATGCTTCCGATCTTCATTTGCAGAATGTTCCGGGAGGAGTTTTTCATAAAGCAGGAAGTTTTCCAATCAGTCAGTTTATAGCGCCAATTTTTAACGGAATGTCGAATGAATTGGTAGTGTTGTTATTTGAAGTATTTTGGTGGCTGCACATAGCAGGTATTTTAGTTTTCATGAACTATTTGTACTTTTCTAAACACCTGCACATTCTTTTAGCTTTCCCAAATACTTATTTTGCGAACTTGAACCCTGAAGGTCAGTTTGATAATTTAGAGTCAGTAACCAAAGAGGTAAAGTTAATGATGGATCCAAATGCAGATCCGTTTGCAGCTGCTCCTGTTGACGAAAATGCTGCTCCTGCAAAATTTGGAGCAAGCGATGTTCAGGATTTGAACTGGGTACAGCTTTTAAACGCTTATACCTGTACGGAATGTGGTCGTTGTACATCGTCATGTCCGGCAAATCAAACCGGTAAAAAATTGTCGCCTCGTAAAATTATGATGGACACAAGAGATCGTTTGCAGGAAGTTGGTAAAAACATCGATGCGAATAATGGAGTTTTTGTTCCGGATAATAAAACATTATTGAACGATTATATTACACCTGAAGAATTGTGGGCTTGTACCTCGTGTAACGCCTGTGTAGAAGAATGTCCGGTGAACATCAGTCCGTTGTCTATTATTATGGATATGCGTCGTTATTTAGTGATGGAACAAAGTGCTGCTCCAATGTCATTGAATGCCATGATGACCAATATTGAAAACAATGGAGCGCCTTGGCAATATAGCCAGCAGGATCGTTTGAATTGGAAAAACGAAAATTAG
- a CDS encoding RidA family protein, which translates to MKKIIFTEKAPAPIGPYNQAVLSGNTLYASGQIAINPTSGELVTDNINDETKQVMENIAAILEAADMSFENVVKATIFIMDMNNFAAINTVYGSYFDEKTAPARETVQVACLPKNVNVEISIIAVQ; encoded by the coding sequence ATGAAAAAAATCATCTTTACCGAAAAGGCACCGGCTCCAATTGGTCCTTACAATCAGGCTGTATTATCAGGAAATACACTTTATGCATCAGGTCAGATTGCGATCAATCCAACTTCAGGCGAACTTGTAACAGACAATATCAATGATGAAACCAAACAGGTAATGGAAAATATTGCAGCCATTTTAGAAGCTGCTGACATGTCTTTTGAAAATGTAGTAAAAGCTACCATCTTCATCATGGACATGAATAATTTCGCAGCTATAAACACCGTTTACGGCTCTTATTTCGACGAAAAAACAGCTCCTGCACGTGAAACTGTTCAGGTTGCCTGTTTACCTAAAAATGTAAATGTTGAAATTTCGATAATTGCAGTACAATAA
- a CDS encoding N-acetylglucosamine kinase-like protein, producing the protein MKLIVDSGSTKADWIAIDDNGKVLFTTQTLGLNPEILDGPEIVERLNDRFDILQNKKNATHLFFYGAGCGTERMKIELSRIFQEYFENAIVEVQEDTYAAVYATTPKGEAAIVSILGTGSNCSFFDGKVLHQKVQSLGFIAMDDCSGNVFGKELIRKYYFNKMPKELAVEFEKEYNLEPDFIKNKLYKEPNPNAYLATFAKFLIKHKDTEFCRKIIFKGMKSFVKNYIKQFDNCKEVPVHFVGSIAFYLKDELQETFDKYGLQLGNVLRRPIDGLIAYHVANQ; encoded by the coding sequence ATGAAATTAATAGTTGATAGTGGATCTACTAAAGCCGATTGGATTGCAATTGATGATAATGGAAAAGTATTATTCACCACACAAACTTTAGGATTAAATCCTGAGATTCTTGACGGTCCGGAGATAGTAGAAAGATTAAACGATCGTTTTGATATTTTGCAGAATAAAAAGAACGCTACGCATTTGTTTTTTTACGGAGCTGGTTGCGGAACCGAGAGAATGAAAATAGAACTTTCCCGAATATTTCAGGAGTATTTTGAGAATGCAATTGTAGAAGTTCAGGAAGATACTTATGCGGCAGTCTATGCAACGACTCCAAAAGGAGAGGCTGCTATTGTGAGCATCTTGGGAACGGGTTCTAATTGCAGCTTTTTTGATGGAAAAGTATTGCATCAAAAAGTTCAGTCACTTGGGTTTATCGCAATGGACGACTGTAGCGGAAATGTTTTTGGAAAAGAATTAATCAGAAAGTATTATTTCAATAAAATGCCAAAAGAACTGGCAGTTGAATTTGAGAAAGAGTATAATTTAGAGCCTGATTTCATCAAGAATAAGTTGTATAAAGAACCAAATCCAAACGCCTATTTAGCGACCTTTGCAAAGTTTCTTATCAAGCATAAAGACACTGAGTTTTGTAGAAAAATTATCTTCAAGGGAATGAAATCTTTCGTGAAAAACTACATCAAGCAATTTGATAATTGTAAAGAAGTTCCTGTTCATTTTGTTGGTTCAATAGCTTTTTATCTAAAAGACGAATTACAAGAAACTTTTGATAAGTACGGACTTCAATTGGGTAATGTTTTAAGAAGACCGATTGATGGGTTAATTGCTTACCACGTTGCAAATCAATAA